From Pseudothermotoga thermarum DSM 5069, a single genomic window includes:
- a CDS encoding SoxR reducing system RseC family protein gives MAREEMVVVQIKGSKVLVQRERTSACGSCPAHMLCTGDKQFASIEADKNGFDVQPGDHVIVEIPNVSGVKTALLLYTFPTIVFIGTLIIASKFLTEVYGLFLAIAAVGCYYFFVKHYDKKFRKNFRPKIIGLVKDSSTKDLADDASLR, from the coding sequence ATGGCGCGTGAAGAGATGGTGGTAGTTCAAATCAAAGGTTCAAAAGTTCTTGTACAAAGAGAAAGAACATCAGCTTGTGGCAGCTGTCCAGCGCACATGCTTTGCACAGGCGATAAGCAATTTGCAAGTATAGAAGCCGATAAAAATGGTTTTGACGTTCAACCCGGCGATCACGTTATAGTTGAAATACCAAACGTGAGTGGTGTAAAAACGGCTCTTTTGCTTTATACGTTTCCAACAATTGTTTTCATCGGCACGCTCATAATCGCCAGCAAATTTCTTACAGAGGTTTATGGCTTGTTCTTAGCTATAGCTGCAGTTGGTTGTTATTATTTCTTTGTAAAGCATTACGATAAAAAGTTTAGAAAAAATTTCAGACCAAAGATAATCGGTTTGGTTAAAGATTCGTCGACAAAAGATCTAGCAGATGACGCTTCTCTTCGTTGA
- a CDS encoding ferritin family protein produces the protein MMSLSDLLSIALQIESTGYGFYTNLASMQTNEKLKNFFAKLADQEREHQKIFKELIGKVEQKIGGLSSWIEEETVGYLKSLAEVSIFPSLEKMKQNLSMQEALDLAINVEKDSIIFYSELIPYAADEVETIKKIINEEKRHLLDLLSTNL, from the coding sequence ATGATGAGTTTGAGCGATCTTTTGTCTATAGCACTGCAAATTGAATCAACAGGATATGGATTTTACACAAATCTTGCATCAATGCAAACCAACGAAAAGTTGAAAAATTTCTTTGCAAAACTTGCGGATCAGGAAAGAGAGCATCAGAAAATATTCAAGGAATTGATTGGAAAAGTTGAGCAAAAAATTGGTGGATTGTCGAGTTGGATTGAAGAAGAAACAGTTGGATATCTCAAAAGCTTGGCAGAAGTTTCCATATTCCCAAGTCTTGAGAAGATGAAACAAAATCTGTCGATGCAAGAAGCACTTGATTTGGCAATAAATGTTGAAAAGGACAGCATCATTTTCTATTCGGAGCTAATACCTTATGCTGCCGATGAAGTTGAAACTATAAAGAAAATCATCAACGAAGAGAAGCGTCATCTGCTAGATCTTTTGTCGACGAATCTTTAA
- a CDS encoding 2-oxoacid:acceptor oxidoreductase subunit alpha, with protein MSKRVLMQGNEACAIGAIKAGCRFYAGYPITPSSEIAEVMARELPKVGGVFIQMEDEIASAAAIIGASLAGVKSMTATSGPGFSLMQEAIGYAIMTETPCVFVNVMRGGPSTGLPTRPAQGDIMQARWGTHGDHEIIALYPWSVGETYRLIIEAFNLAEKYRTPVIFLMDEVLGHMRETFDMPEDKELKIIPRLTEEQLEEEEIYVPFLERDFAEPTPQPLVQMGKARFHVSGLVHDESGFPQASFEISDKLVRRLSNKIKIHADEIAMYEEYMVEDAEILVVAYGSTARSAIKAVKVARQDKMKVGFFRPITIWPMPSTRLKKLLSQVDGVVIAEMNLGQYAKEVLALTKKNLKVKLVTKVGGELITPKEILEAITSLQLELSEF; from the coding sequence GTGAGCAAGCGCGTTTTAATGCAAGGTAACGAAGCCTGCGCAATTGGCGCAATAAAAGCTGGCTGTAGATTTTACGCAGGATATCCGATAACACCCTCTTCCGAGATAGCAGAAGTCATGGCTAGAGAGCTTCCAAAGGTCGGAGGGGTTTTCATACAAATGGAAGACGAAATAGCAAGTGCAGCGGCTATAATAGGTGCCTCACTTGCGGGAGTCAAATCAATGACAGCCACAAGCGGGCCAGGTTTCAGCTTGATGCAGGAAGCTATCGGCTATGCGATAATGACCGAAACACCTTGTGTTTTTGTCAACGTGATGAGGGGAGGACCTTCCACGGGATTACCAACTCGTCCAGCTCAAGGAGACATAATGCAGGCAAGATGGGGAACCCATGGAGACCACGAAATAATAGCGCTGTATCCTTGGAGTGTTGGCGAAACTTACAGACTTATAATAGAAGCTTTCAACCTTGCTGAAAAGTACAGAACCCCGGTGATCTTTTTGATGGATGAAGTCCTTGGCCACATGCGCGAAACTTTTGATATGCCTGAAGACAAAGAGCTGAAAATAATACCAAGGCTAACTGAAGAACAACTTGAAGAGGAAGAGATATATGTACCGTTCTTGGAAAGAGACTTCGCCGAACCAACTCCACAGCCTTTGGTACAAATGGGTAAAGCACGCTTCCACGTTTCAGGTTTGGTACACGATGAATCCGGTTTTCCACAGGCCAGTTTTGAAATCAGCGATAAACTAGTCAGAAGGTTATCAAATAAGATCAAGATCCACGCTGATGAGATAGCCATGTACGAGGAATACATGGTTGAAGACGCCGAAATACTTGTAGTCGCTTACGGTTCGACGGCAAGAAGCGCCATTAAGGCAGTTAAAGTCGCAAGACAAGACAAAATGAAGGTTGGATTTTTCAGACCGATAACGATTTGGCCTATGCCTTCAACAAGACTCAAGAAACTTCTAAGTCAAGTTGATGGTGTTGTGATAGCCGAAATGAACTTAGGACAGTACGCAAAGGAAGTGCTTGCACTCACAAAGAAAAATCTGAAGGTAAAGTTGGTAACAAAAGTTGGAGGAGAGCTCATAACACCAAAGGAAATACTAGAAGCAATCACATCGCTTCAGTTAGAACTTTCCGAATTCTGA
- a CDS encoding 4Fe-4S dicluster domain-containing protein — protein sequence MKKQFLVQINYSWCKRCGICYRFCPTGTIKKGKLLEPVVEDHSTCIGCLMCENLCPDFAIVIVERKTIEESVEK from the coding sequence GTGAAAAAACAGTTTTTGGTGCAGATAAATTATTCATGGTGTAAAAGGTGTGGAATATGCTATAGATTTTGCCCAACCGGCACAATCAAAAAAGGCAAACTTTTAGAACCTGTTGTGGAAGATCATTCAACTTGCATAGGCTGCTTAATGTGCGAAAATCTTTGCCCAGATTTCGCCATAGTGATAGTGGAAAGAAAGACCATCGAGGAGAGTGTTGAAAAGTGA
- a CDS encoding sodium ion-translocating decarboxylase subunit beta has product MLESIRSFLEQTAFSQVTFGNLVMYFVAALLLYVAIKKDAEPLLLVPISFGIILANIPPNLTGILDEGGLIWHLKKGVSTGIFPPLIFLGIGALTDFSFMLSYPITIFLGGAAQIGIFTSFLLANAIGFDLKQAASIGIIGSADGPTAIYLTSKFAPELLSAIAISAYSYIALIPILQPPVSKLLTTKKERMIRMPPPRPVSRLERIAFPVVVTIVSAFIVPQALPLIGMLMLGNLFREAGNVKRLVEGASRFILDSVTIILMLCVGASARAEVFLRPQSLMIFALGAFAFVCSIAGGILFAKFMNLFLKQKINPLIGAAGVSAVPMSARVAQKLATEEDPTNFILMHAMSPNVAGVIGSAMAAGVFLALIK; this is encoded by the coding sequence ATGCTCGAAAGTATAAGGAGTTTTCTTGAACAAACGGCTTTCAGCCAAGTTACATTCGGAAACCTAGTCATGTATTTCGTTGCCGCTTTACTTTTGTACGTAGCGATAAAAAAAGACGCAGAACCGTTGCTTTTGGTTCCCATATCCTTTGGAATCATACTTGCCAATATACCACCAAATTTAACGGGTATTTTGGATGAAGGAGGCTTGATTTGGCATTTAAAAAAAGGAGTAAGCACAGGTATCTTCCCTCCACTTATTTTTTTGGGAATAGGTGCTTTAACTGATTTTTCTTTTATGCTTTCTTACCCAATAACCATCTTTCTCGGAGGAGCTGCTCAGATAGGTATTTTCACAAGCTTTCTACTTGCAAACGCAATTGGATTTGATTTGAAACAAGCAGCTTCAATTGGAATAATTGGAAGTGCGGATGGACCAACTGCTATCTACCTGACATCAAAATTTGCTCCAGAACTTCTTTCAGCCATAGCGATATCCGCTTATTCTTACATTGCGCTTATCCCGATACTGCAACCCCCTGTTTCGAAGCTTTTAACAACTAAGAAGGAAAGAATGATAAGAATGCCTCCACCAAGACCTGTCAGCCGTTTGGAAAGAATAGCCTTCCCGGTTGTTGTAACAATTGTTTCAGCGTTCATAGTTCCCCAAGCTTTGCCTTTGATTGGTATGCTCATGCTGGGGAACCTTTTCAGAGAAGCTGGAAACGTCAAGAGATTGGTTGAAGGTGCAAGCAGGTTTATCCTTGATTCAGTAACGATAATTTTAATGCTCTGTGTGGGTGCTTCCGCACGTGCAGAAGTATTTCTTCGACCACAGAGTTTGATGATATTCGCCTTGGGAGCTTTTGCCTTTGTATGTTCCATTGCCGGAGGCATTCTCTTTGCAAAATTCATGAACCTCTTTCTCAAGCAAAAGATAAATCCTTTGATAGGTGCCGCTGGAGTTTCTGCCGTGCCCATGTCTGCAAGGGTTGCCCAAAAACTCGCAACTGAAGAGGATCCAACGAACTTTATTCTCATGCATGCAATGAGTCCAAACGTTGCTGGAGTTATTGGATCTGCAATGGCAGCTGGTGTTTTCCTAGCACTCATAAAGTGA
- a CDS encoding fumarate hydratase: protein MKIYTFDPEILKKKLYFELVRANTNVDNIVLQHLESYDGPFADVLKKNVFVARETGLPLCQDTGMVEFFVFFGPNVFLQDIVALLNQVVREVYLENPFRYGVVRDPLFKRQNTGDNTPCIVHLIQWEKQSMQVRFLIKGGGSENLSRLFMLSPSADKNELVEKIVQHIAENGWNACPPLKIGIGIGGSAEEAVLLSKIALTRDGSSQDEQYAQLEREIFEKVNDLCIGYQGLGKGISCYSVNIEYAPTHIATLPVAISVDCYLCRKGILDVELFEFECG from the coding sequence GTGAAAATTTACACTTTTGACCCCGAAATTTTGAAGAAAAAACTGTATTTTGAACTTGTGAGGGCAAATACCAATGTTGATAACATTGTATTGCAACATCTTGAATCTTATGATGGGCCGTTTGCCGATGTTCTTAAGAAGAATGTCTTTGTGGCGAGGGAAACTGGTTTGCCTCTTTGTCAAGACACTGGGATGGTTGAGTTCTTTGTTTTCTTTGGTCCAAACGTTTTCCTACAAGACATTGTTGCATTGTTGAACCAAGTCGTTCGCGAGGTTTACCTTGAAAACCCCTTCCGTTATGGGGTTGTCAGAGATCCTTTGTTCAAGAGACAAAATACGGGTGACAACACTCCTTGCATCGTTCACTTGATTCAATGGGAAAAACAAAGCATGCAAGTGAGATTTTTGATCAAAGGAGGAGGTAGTGAAAACCTGTCAAGGCTTTTCATGCTTTCTCCAAGTGCGGATAAGAATGAACTTGTAGAAAAAATCGTTCAACATATTGCAGAAAACGGCTGGAATGCATGCCCACCGCTGAAGATAGGAATTGGGATTGGCGGAAGTGCGGAAGAAGCTGTTTTACTGTCAAAAATAGCTTTGACAAGGGATGGTTCAAGTCAGGATGAACAGTATGCCCAACTTGAAAGGGAAATCTTTGAAAAGGTTAACGACCTTTGCATAGGATACCAAGGACTTGGAAAAGGGATCAGCTGCTATTCGGTGAACATAGAGTATGCTCCCACTCATATTGCAACTTTACCTGTGGCAATTTCAGTTGATTGTTATCTTTGCAGGAAGGGGATCTTGGATGTTGAACTTTTTGAGTTTGAATGCGGGTGA
- a CDS encoding FumA C-terminus/TtdB family hydratase beta subunit, with protein MLNFLSLNAGDYIRYSGEFLVMRDAAQKRIRQMLKEGRDLPIDLSGKIVFYAGPAKSKDGKFSIGPTTSARMDQYLQMLFELGVVATVGKGKRSKLACELCAKFRRVYFVAPSGAAAALSQHVDSILPIAFEDLGPEAIYLLKVKDFPLIVAIDSNGQTIFELKDHEDVVK; from the coding sequence ATGTTGAACTTTTTGAGTTTGAATGCGGGTGATTACATTAGATATTCTGGTGAATTTCTTGTAATGAGGGACGCGGCTCAAAAAAGAATTCGCCAAATGTTGAAAGAAGGAAGGGATTTACCCATAGATCTTTCGGGTAAAATAGTTTTCTACGCTGGACCTGCAAAATCAAAGGATGGGAAATTTTCAATAGGACCAACAACAAGTGCAAGGATGGATCAGTATTTGCAAATGCTCTTTGAGTTAGGCGTTGTGGCAACTGTTGGCAAAGGCAAAAGAAGTAAGTTAGCTTGTGAACTTTGCGCAAAGTTCAGGCGAGTTTACTTTGTCGCACCGAGTGGTGCAGCAGCAGCGCTCTCACAGCACGTTGACTCCATTTTGCCAATAGCATTTGAAGATCTTGGACCTGAAGCAATATACCTTTTAAAAGTTAAAGATTTTCCATTGATTGTTGCCATCGATTCGAATGGTCAGACAATTTTCGAGTTGAAAGACCATGAAGATGTGGTAAAATAA
- a CDS encoding outer membrane protein assembly factor BamB family protein translates to MAKLKRSIVLGILLLVVLNFCNTLVVVKEKTLELYDVSIPLLPTKTFETVLEKAIKVIPQDSKIFVLSERALLVYTVSQDVVKVELSDSAVDFAVLDDGSIVVVSKTRIYLYDSNLSLRNTTTLRSSILLADSYKNFPIFLDTSGKVFSLDKNFSRIWEISGPEPFVGIRVLGDFLYLWSKSQFYTMKFNENVPVLESNSRLTMDVRHVERFRNNLVLLDSKGTLWLVSQNNLKVLDKIDINARSFASYGDYIYAVTSRGTIQVINVLFTTLKSLLTFGFDAKFVSIAQIDRTVQSSQASQEVSKIPESSKLSEKSQEDYLQFYKILNLPYEINSSCVIKDDKVYALTLTGEVMIANVEDEKVESKKVGFILTCDPVMLPSGQIVFGSWDKTVYIFSEKGRTTSVKVDSTISIAGVVTPYGFGIAADDGLFYFFDSSGQKLYQVILSGWLVCPPVAHESFGVITLDWLGILRLIGFDGKEMWSVVLKSAKQASVALSSRFAFVSIDEHLYCVELASGKIVWTSQNNVTFKQLVATETHLFALGESGDVFCFDFSGKQIWSAQLNPSVGFLITHSGLLIVATLDEIVCLNQTNGQVVYKKQLPSTASSYPVLSEKGYLIIPSKKSLIVYKINDVPQKGWSTYLKDAFNSGLFTKD, encoded by the coding sequence ATGGCCAAGTTGAAACGCTCAATCGTTTTAGGTATTTTGTTGTTGGTTGTTTTAAACTTTTGCAACACCCTCGTGGTTGTAAAAGAAAAAACTTTGGAGCTGTACGATGTGTCCATACCTTTGCTTCCAACAAAAACCTTTGAAACTGTTTTAGAAAAAGCGATTAAAGTTATCCCGCAAGATTCAAAGATATTTGTGCTTTCTGAGAGAGCTTTGTTAGTTTATACTGTAAGTCAAGATGTGGTTAAAGTTGAATTGTCTGACAGTGCGGTCGATTTCGCGGTTTTGGACGACGGATCAATTGTTGTGGTGAGCAAAACTCGAATTTATTTATACGATTCAAATTTGTCGCTTAGAAATACAACTACGTTGCGTTCTTCTATATTGTTGGCTGATTCCTACAAAAATTTTCCAATTTTTTTGGATACAAGTGGCAAAGTTTTTAGCCTTGACAAAAATTTTTCCAGAATTTGGGAGATATCAGGTCCAGAACCTTTTGTTGGTATCCGTGTTTTGGGAGATTTTTTATACCTATGGTCCAAATCGCAGTTTTACACAATGAAGTTCAACGAAAATGTGCCAGTCCTCGAGTCGAATTCTCGTCTTACGATGGATGTGAGACATGTTGAAAGGTTTAGAAACAACCTTGTACTGCTTGATTCAAAAGGGACACTTTGGCTTGTTAGCCAAAACAATTTGAAAGTTCTTGATAAAATTGACATTAATGCCAGATCTTTTGCAAGTTACGGTGATTACATCTATGCAGTCACTTCTCGTGGAACGATTCAAGTTATAAACGTCCTTTTTACAACCTTAAAATCGCTTCTCACTTTTGGATTTGATGCAAAATTTGTCAGTATTGCTCAAATTGATCGTACAGTTCAGTCCTCACAAGCAAGTCAAGAAGTTTCGAAAATTCCTGAAAGTTCTAAGTTATCTGAAAAATCTCAAGAAGATTACCTTCAGTTCTACAAGATTTTGAATTTACCGTATGAAATCAACTCATCTTGTGTCATCAAAGACGATAAAGTTTACGCATTAACCTTGACTGGAGAGGTTATGATTGCCAACGTTGAAGATGAAAAGGTTGAGAGTAAAAAAGTTGGTTTCATTTTGACATGTGATCCTGTAATGTTGCCATCTGGTCAGATCGTGTTTGGTTCCTGGGACAAAACTGTTTACATTTTTTCTGAAAAAGGAAGAACCACATCTGTTAAGGTAGATTCAACGATCAGCATAGCTGGGGTTGTAACACCGTATGGATTTGGTATTGCAGCGGATGATGGACTATTTTATTTCTTCGATTCTTCTGGGCAAAAGCTTTATCAAGTGATTTTAAGTGGATGGTTGGTTTGTCCGCCGGTTGCCCACGAAAGTTTTGGTGTAATAACTTTGGATTGGCTGGGAATACTCAGACTGATCGGATTTGACGGAAAAGAGATGTGGTCTGTGGTCTTAAAAAGTGCAAAACAAGCTAGTGTTGCTCTTTCAAGCAGATTTGCTTTTGTTTCCATCGATGAGCATCTTTACTGCGTAGAATTGGCTTCAGGAAAGATAGTTTGGACAAGTCAAAACAATGTGACTTTCAAACAGTTGGTCGCAACTGAAACCCATCTTTTTGCACTTGGTGAATCTGGGGATGTTTTTTGTTTTGACTTTTCTGGAAAACAAATTTGGAGCGCGCAACTTAATCCAAGTGTTGGTTTTTTGATCACGCACTCTGGACTTTTGATCGTTGCCACTTTGGACGAAATCGTTTGCTTGAATCAAACCAACGGACAGGTTGTTTATAAAAAACAACTTCCAAGCACAGCAAGCAGCTATCCTGTTTTATCCGAAAAAGGTTATTTAATCATACCTTCAAAAAAGTCTTTGATCGTTTACAAAATAAACGATGTTCCACAGAAAGGTTGGTCCACGTATTTAAAAGATGCCTTCAACAGTGGTTTATTCACCAAAGATTGA
- a CDS encoding TrkH family potassium uptake protein translates to MTIVQSYTIVLHLLSKLLKLFCFVLLLPAVFSVFAKEFFFCGWAFVVSTFISYMFSVILSRIVKRPEDAPEVITIREGAIMVFLSWVCVIFLSALPYTFARVLTFDRALFESVSGWTTTGLTVMPDIDSACKTILLWRSITQFLGGAGFAIIVMGAIIGPTGFGLYHAEGRVDNIVPNVRRSARIIMIIYLSYALAGAIALWLSGLNLFDAVNHSLTALATGGFSTRNDSIAAFNNLAAEVVLIILMFLGATSFGIHYAFWQRNWTALKKNSEPKQMIFLILVSSTLILISASNDQNFANLGLRTILFQVVSALTGTGFSTTDLKSWTTFHVGHFVLVILMLLGGCMDSTSGGIKQYRLTVLGKTLHASFKKFFLPRGSVFDVEIWKGTTKKYLDADLIREAFLVSSLYILTYVVGSTALMLQGYSLEESMFEFASALAGVGLSCGVTNYHMPKSTLWTLMVGMFLGRLEFLVVIYALSKMAKDILHSIFGE, encoded by the coding sequence ATGACGATTGTACAGTCTTACACCATCGTTCTGCATCTTTTGTCAAAACTTTTGAAACTTTTCTGTTTTGTTTTGCTTTTACCGGCGGTTTTTTCAGTTTTTGCAAAAGAATTTTTCTTTTGTGGTTGGGCTTTCGTTGTTTCAACTTTTATAAGTTATATGTTTTCTGTGATTTTATCTCGCATCGTAAAACGACCAGAAGATGCCCCAGAAGTGATCACAATCAGAGAAGGAGCCATAATGGTGTTCCTCTCGTGGGTTTGTGTCATCTTCCTTTCCGCTTTACCATACACTTTTGCACGCGTTTTAACTTTTGACAGGGCTCTTTTTGAATCCGTAAGCGGCTGGACGACAACTGGTTTAACTGTCATGCCAGATATAGACTCTGCGTGTAAAACCATTCTTCTTTGGAGAAGTATAACACAGTTTCTTGGCGGAGCAGGATTCGCAATCATCGTTATGGGTGCAATCATAGGTCCAACTGGTTTTGGACTATATCATGCAGAAGGCCGAGTCGACAACATAGTTCCAAACGTTCGACGTTCAGCCAGAATCATAATGATAATTTACCTCAGCTACGCGCTGGCTGGAGCCATAGCACTTTGGCTTTCGGGATTAAATCTTTTTGACGCAGTAAACCACTCACTCACAGCACTTGCAACAGGGGGATTTTCCACCAGAAACGACAGTATCGCTGCTTTCAACAACTTGGCTGCAGAAGTTGTTCTGATTATTCTGATGTTCCTTGGCGCGACGAGTTTTGGCATTCATTACGCTTTTTGGCAACGTAACTGGACTGCCTTGAAAAAGAACAGCGAACCAAAACAGATGATATTTCTCATCCTTGTTTCATCCACTCTCATTCTCATCTCAGCTTCTAACGATCAAAACTTTGCCAACCTTGGTTTGCGTACAATCTTATTTCAAGTTGTCTCGGCTTTGACTGGAACAGGATTTTCAACCACAGATTTGAAAAGCTGGACGACCTTCCACGTCGGACATTTTGTTTTGGTGATATTAATGCTTCTAGGAGGATGTATGGACTCCACTTCGGGAGGAATTAAACAATACAGGCTCACAGTGCTTGGAAAAACCCTGCATGCATCTTTCAAAAAGTTCTTTTTACCCCGCGGCAGCGTTTTTGATGTTGAAATATGGAAAGGTACAACTAAAAAGTATTTGGATGCCGATCTGATTAGAGAAGCGTTTTTAGTCAGTAGTTTGTACATCTTAACTTATGTTGTTGGTTCAACGGCTTTGATGTTACAAGGATACTCTCTCGAAGAATCCATGTTTGAATTTGCCTCTGCGCTGGCTGGTGTGGGACTTTCCTGTGGTGTGACAAATTACCACATGCCAAAATCTACCCTCTGGACCTTGATGGTTGGGATGTTTCTTGGAAGGCTTGAGTTTCTAGTTGTGATCTACGCATTGTCGAAAATGGCCAAAGATATCTTACATTCAATCTTTGGTGAATAA
- a CDS encoding NAD-binding protein, translating into MKTVIIGGHRIAYYLARMMISKGSHVYLINKDPDVCRELARRLSAIVIQGDGSKKEILDQIELSPEDIVVVLTNTDKDNLIISQMVRKYYGVEKIVTMVNDPDNVEIFRKLGVKAAISPTNLLITTIQSLLFSEEIENLLLMEEGKVVLLRLEIPETSPSAYKSLKEIPLPSESILGGIVRKDDFIIPRGDTQLLPGDRIFVICEPSVQTRVIKILVGE; encoded by the coding sequence TTGAAAACCGTAATAATCGGTGGTCATAGAATAGCTTATTATCTTGCAAGAATGATGATATCCAAAGGATCGCATGTGTACTTGATAAACAAAGATCCAGACGTTTGTAGAGAACTTGCAAGAAGGTTATCGGCAATAGTCATACAAGGGGATGGTAGTAAAAAAGAAATCCTTGATCAAATAGAATTGTCTCCAGAAGATATCGTTGTGGTTCTGACAAACACCGATAAGGATAACTTGATCATCTCGCAAATGGTAAGGAAATATTACGGTGTTGAAAAAATCGTTACAATGGTCAACGATCCTGACAACGTGGAAATCTTTCGAAAATTAGGTGTAAAAGCAGCCATCAGTCCAACAAATTTGCTTATTACGACGATACAATCTTTGCTTTTTTCTGAGGAAATTGAAAACTTGCTTTTGATGGAAGAGGGAAAGGTGGTCCTTCTGCGTTTAGAAATACCAGAAACTTCCCCTTCGGCCTACAAAAGTTTGAAGGAAATTCCACTTCCAAGCGAGAGCATTCTTGGTGGAATTGTAAGAAAAGATGATTTTATCATCCCAAGGGGGGATACGCAACTTTTGCCAGGTGATAGGATTTTCGTTATATGCGAACCAAGTGTTCAAACAAGAGTGATAAAAATCCTAGTTGGTGAATGA
- a CDS encoding potassium channel family protein, which produces MSRKTESLYIILVGCGKIGSIVASRLSAMGHNVVVIDRNEKAFERLSEEFTGFKIFGDGTEVSNLRETRIEHADVVIAATDDDNTNFMIAAIAKQYFGVPLVISLVNDPYNEEIFRQFEIQIISPTSLSAEGILNKITSEGRH; this is translated from the coding sequence ATGAGCAGGAAAACTGAGAGTTTGTACATCATATTGGTTGGATGTGGAAAGATAGGTTCTATCGTAGCCTCACGTTTGTCGGCCATGGGTCACAACGTTGTGGTGATTGACCGCAACGAAAAAGCTTTTGAAAGACTCTCAGAAGAGTTCACTGGATTTAAAATCTTTGGAGATGGTACGGAAGTTTCAAACTTAAGAGAGACAAGGATTGAACACGCAGATGTCGTGATTGCTGCAACTGATGATGACAACACGAATTTCATGATTGCAGCGATAGCAAAGCAATACTTTGGTGTACCCTTGGTGATATCCCTTGTCAACGATCCTTATAACGAGGAAATTTTCAGGCAATTCGAAATTCAAATAATTTCTCCAACCTCTTTATCTGCGGAAGGAATATTGAATAAAATTACATCGGAGGGAAGGCATTGA
- a CDS encoding response regulator, with protein sequence MANILVVDDERNVRVLIKRILEEQGHHVLTVATGEEALVELKKNSYDLLILDLKLPGISGVELLKRMTNEGLSLPTLIVSAITNAAPIVEAMKYGACDYLSKPFPSQDLIKKVDELLRKDEITYEKLVRRIEEKLSHGRYDVAEKMARNLFAIHPSAESHYIYAMVLKKMGNDELAYKHLKAALALDPNHKKALEEISSYEQEN encoded by the coding sequence ATGGCTAACATACTGGTTGTCGACGATGAAAGGAATGTTCGAGTTCTTATAAAAAGAATATTGGAAGAGCAAGGACATCACGTGTTGACTGTTGCCACAGGTGAGGAAGCTTTGGTAGAACTTAAAAAGAACAGCTACGACCTTTTAATATTGGACCTAAAACTTCCTGGCATATCCGGTGTAGAACTTTTGAAGAGGATGACCAACGAAGGACTTTCATTACCGACGTTGATAGTTTCTGCCATAACGAATGCTGCACCAATCGTGGAAGCGATGAAATATGGTGCCTGCGATTACCTTTCTAAACCTTTTCCCTCACAAGACCTTATCAAAAAGGTTGATGAACTTCTTCGCAAAGATGAAATAACATATGAGAAACTTGTTCGCAGGATAGAGGAAAAACTGTCTCACGGAAGATACGATGTTGCGGAAAAAATGGCAAGAAATCTTTTTGCAATACATCCATCTGCTGAGTCTCATTACATTTATGCCATGGTTTTAAAAAAGATGGGAAACGATGAGCTTGCATACAAACATTTAAAAGCAGCTTTAGCGTTGGATCCAAATCACAAAAAAGCCCTTGAGGAGATATCAAGTTATGAGCAGGAAAACTGA
- a CDS encoding MarR family winged helix-turn-helix transcriptional regulator has protein sequence MDVNSREILTSIFDLVLAFSKRMVFNAEAASIGSMELYVLLYLFFKKPKKMSDIASEFAMTKSNITLVIDSLEKKGFVERERSDDDRRVLLVKLTSKGEQICHQIVEQLSKLIQRVISSLPPDDLKVISDGFTRLVNFFKNFSQSDLGGELV, from the coding sequence ATGGATGTAAATTCAAGAGAAATTTTGACGAGCATCTTTGATTTAGTTTTGGCTTTTTCGAAACGCATGGTTTTCAACGCAGAAGCAGCAAGTATTGGCAGCATGGAGCTTTACGTTTTACTCTACCTTTTCTTCAAAAAGCCAAAAAAGATGAGCGACATTGCAAGCGAATTTGCTATGACTAAGTCAAATATTACCCTTGTGATAGATTCTCTTGAAAAGAAGGGCTTTGTCGAAAGAGAAAGATCGGATGATGATAGAAGAGTTCTTTTAGTTAAGTTAACCTCAAAAGGTGAGCAGATTTGTCATCAGATTGTCGAGCAGCTTTCAAAATTAATCCAACGTGTGATATCATCCCTACCACCGGATGATTTGAAAGTGATATCTGATGGTTTTACTCGTTTGGTAAATTTTTTCAAAAACTTTTCGCAAAGCGATTTAGGTGGTGAGCTGGTGTGA